The Pseudomonas sp. Marseille-Q3773 DNA window ATGAAGCGCTGCAGGATAGGGGCGATGTGCAGGGGATGGTTTGGCATGGTCTGTTCGCTCGATAGTCGGTCTGCGGAAAGTGGGTACACAGGATTCAGAGAGCTGCAGCCCCGGCCATGGCCACCTGTGCATCCTGCCCGGGCTTGACCCCGGAAACGCCAATGGCGCCTACCACCTGGCCATTCACCCGCAGCGGCACGCCCCCTTCCAGGCTGGTCAGTAGTGGTGCGGTGACGAATGCCGTGCGGCCTGCATTGACCATTTCCTCGTAATCGCGCGTCTCTCTGCGCCCAAGCGCTGCGCTGCGCGCCTTTTCCACGGCGATGTAGGCGCTGGCCGGGGCGCAGCCGTCCAGGCGTTCCAGGGCCAGCGGGTGACCGCCGTCGTCGGTCACGGCGATGGTCACGCTCCAGTGTTGCGCCAGGGCTTCCTGACGGGCGGCGCTCAGCACTCGGGCGACTTCGGCCTGGCCGATTACGGGCTTGCTATGCATGGTGGTTCTCCGGGTTCAAGGCTGCTTCGACGATTTCGATCCAGTGCCGCACCGGTGTGCGCCCGGCCCCGTCGAGGTGGGCCTGGCAGCCGATGTTGGCGGTGGCGATGATTTGTGGTTTG harbors:
- a CDS encoding heme-binding protein yields the protein MHSKPVIGQAEVARVLSAARQEALAQHWSVTIAVTDDGGHPLALERLDGCAPASAYIAVEKARSAALGRRETRDYEEMVNAGRTAFVTAPLLTSLEGGVPLRVNGQVVGAIGVSGVKPGQDAQVAMAGAAAL